A single window of Enterobacteriaceae bacterium ESL0689 DNA harbors:
- a CDS encoding IS5 family transposase (programmed frameshift), whose protein sequence is MARYDFPDEAWALISPMLPPEKASSRGGRPYFSHRHVMNGIFWILCSGAPWRDLPERYGCWKTIYNRFNRWSKSGVMNSIFNKLLQILDEKSLIDWDVIALDGSNIRALKAAAGAKKKYPDDSDDHGLGRSRGGFGTKIHLATDGTGLPLSFCLSGGQAHESQYAKPLLRQIGVIRKSGCLKSRPKAVLADKGYSGGNLRIYLKTKGIKAVIPFKSNEKASRDGRRALDRQLYKKRNVVERCFAILKENRRIATRSEKTARNYLSMLKLGAIRLFLRRLLG, encoded by the exons ATGGCTCGCTACGATTTCCCGGATGAGGCGTGGGCACTGATCTCTCCCATGCTGCCACCTGAAAAAGCCTCTTCCAGAGGGGGACGCCCTTATTTTTCTCACAGACACGTCATGAATGGCATATTCTGGATCCTTTGTTCCGGTGCCCCATGGCGGGATTTACCTGAACGTTACGGCTGCTGGAAAACGATATATAACCGTTTTAACCGGTGGTCAAAAAGTGGCGTAATGAACAGTATTTTCAATAAATTACTTCAGATACTTGATGAAAAATCGTTGATTGACTGGGATGTCATCGCACTTGACGGAAGTAACATCAGGGCCCTGAAAGCGGCTGCGGGTGCAA AAAAAAAATATCCCGATGACTCAGATGACCATGGGCTGGGTCGCTCACGCGGCGGCTTTGGCACCAAAATCCATCTGGCAACAGATGGTACAGGATTACCCTTAAGTTTCTGCCTGAGCGGTGGGCAGGCTCACGAAAGTCAGTACGCAAAACCCTTACTCAGACAAATCGGTGTTATTCGAAAAAGTGGTTGTCTGAAGTCGCGCCCCAAAGCTGTGCTGGCGGATAAAGGATACTCAGGCGGTAATCTTCGTATTTATTTAAAAACGAAGGGAATAAAGGCAGTTATTCCTTTCAAATCAAACGAAAAAGCAAGCCGTGATGGTCGTCGAGCGCTGGATCGTCAGTTATATAAAAAGCGCAATGTGGTGGAACGCTGCTTTGCAATACTGAAAGAAAACCGTCGAATAGCCACGCGCTCAGAAAAAACAGCCAGAAACTATCTGAGCATGCTAAAACTGGGGGCAATCAGGTTGTTTTTAAGGCGCTTGTTAGGTTAA
- a CDS encoding HlyD family secretion protein: MFRQQALENRKMKWRGRAILLPGLPMWLIMSGCMIFFVAFLTFITVGSYTRRINVSGEITTWPRAVNIYSGVQGFVVKQFVHEGQTIQKGDPIYQIDVSKSTLNGIVSDNQRKDIENQIISVDNIITRLEESKKFTLDALEKQRSQYESALQRSSDIIKQAEEGIRILKNTMESYKQYRAKGLINKDQLTNHIAIYYQQQNNLLNLNSQNEQNALQITSLESQIQTQAAEFDNRIYQMELQRYELKKELVDADASGEIIIRALSAGKVDSLSVTVGQMVNAGDSLLQIIPQDIKNYFLILWVPNDAVPYIKTGDKVNVRYEAFPAQKFGQFSAIVTTISRVPASPQEMITYQGAPKNTIDNTVPWYKVIVKPDQRLIKYDNHVLSLENGMKAQSTLFLEKRHIYQWMLSPFYDMKYSATGPVNE; the protein is encoded by the coding sequence TTGTTCCGTCAGCAAGCTTTAGAAAACAGGAAGATGAAATGGCGCGGACGGGCTATTTTATTACCCGGATTGCCGATGTGGTTAATTATGTCAGGATGTATGATATTTTTTGTGGCTTTTCTGACATTTATTACCGTTGGTTCGTATACCCGTCGCATCAATGTCAGCGGGGAAATTACAACCTGGCCACGCGCAGTCAATATCTATTCTGGAGTACAGGGGTTTGTGGTAAAGCAGTTTGTCCATGAAGGACAGACTATCCAGAAAGGAGATCCCATTTATCAGATTGATGTCAGTAAAAGTACCCTTAATGGTATCGTCAGTGATAATCAGCGCAAAGATATCGAAAATCAGATTATTAGCGTAGATAATATTATTACCCGACTAGAGGAGAGTAAAAAATTTACTCTCGACGCCCTCGAAAAACAACGTTCACAATATGAATCAGCTCTGCAACGTTCATCAGATATTATCAAGCAAGCAGAAGAAGGGATACGTATACTGAAAAACACTATGGAGAGTTATAAGCAATATCGGGCCAAAGGTCTGATCAATAAAGATCAGCTAACCAATCATATTGCAATATATTATCAACAGCAAAATAATCTGCTCAATCTGAATAGCCAGAATGAACAAAATGCGCTACAGATCACCAGTCTGGAGAGCCAGATTCAGACCCAGGCGGCAGAGTTTGATAATCGTATATACCAGATGGAACTACAACGATATGAGCTAAAAAAAGAGCTGGTTGATGCTGATGCCAGTGGAGAAATTATTATTCGGGCATTATCTGCTGGAAAAGTAGATTCGTTAAGTGTTACGGTTGGACAAATGGTTAATGCCGGAGACAGCCTTTTACAAATTATCCCTCAGGATATCAAAAATTACTTTCTTATTCTCTGGGTGCCAAATGATGCCGTTCCTTATATTAAAACCGGAGATAAAGTCAATGTTCGGTATGAAGCTTTCCCGGCACAGAAATTTGGTCAATTCTCAGCAATAGTCACAACCATATCCAGAGTACCAGCTTCACCTCAGGAGATGATAACCTATCAGGGTGCTCCCAAAAATACCATCGATAATACTGTCCCCTGGTATAAGGTTATCGTGAAACCAGACCAGCGGTTGATTAAGTATGATAATCACGTTCTCTCACTGGAAAATGGTATGAAAGCACAAAGTACGTTATTCCTCGAAAAAAGACATATTTATCAATGGATGCTTTCTCCCTTCTATGATATGAAATATAGTGCTACAGGACCTGTCAATGAGTAA
- a CDS encoding peptidase domain-containing ABC transporter, whose amino-acid sequence MSNGIFKRIVNQLDIKWHRRIPIIHQTETSECGLACLAMICSHFGKNIDLISLRRQFNLSARGTSLEGITSIAEQLGMATRALSLELNELGELKTPCILHWDFSHFVVLINVKRHRFILHDPARGRRTVGLEEMARYFTGVALEVWPGTHFSAETVQNRIHIRSLINSIYGIKSTLAKIFCLSVIIEALNLVIPIGTQLVMDHTIPSGDKGLLTLIVSGLMFFILLRSATGMIRAWSSLVMSTLINVQWQSGLFNHLLRLPLGYFERRKLGDIQSRFSSLDSLRETFTTGIPGAIMDGIMVIGVTVMMILYGGSLTWVVFGFTIIYVFIRIGTYSYYRQLSEETLVREARASSYFMETLYGIATIKIQGMAERRGMHWLNLKIDAINTGIKLTKMDLLFGGINTFVATCDQIAILWLGTTLVIDNQMTIGMFIAFGSFRDQFSERISSLTNVLLKLKMMSLHNERIADIALHEKEEKKPDLNIAINMQPVSLETVDLSYRYDSQSAPVFSHLSLSVAAGESIAIAGASGAGKTTLMKVLCGLFIPDSGKVLVNGTDIRQLGINNYHRIIACVMQDDRLFSGSIRENICGFDEKIDEEWMFECAKASYIHDVIMRMPMGYETLIGELGEGLSGGQKQRLFIARALYRKPGILFMDEATSSLDTESESFVNAAIKSLNITRIIIAHRETTLKTVDRRIII is encoded by the coding sequence ATGAGTAATGGAATTTTTAAACGCATCGTCAATCAACTTGATATAAAATGGCACCGTCGGATTCCGATTATTCATCAAACCGAAACCTCTGAGTGTGGTCTGGCATGCCTGGCAATGATTTGTAGCCATTTCGGTAAAAATATTGATCTGATATCGCTTCGCCGACAGTTTAATCTTTCCGCTCGTGGTACCAGTCTTGAAGGAATTACCAGTATTGCCGAACAATTGGGTATGGCAACACGTGCACTATCACTGGAGTTAAATGAATTAGGTGAGCTAAAAACCCCCTGTATTCTCCACTGGGATTTTAGTCATTTCGTCGTACTGATTAATGTAAAGCGTCATCGCTTTATTCTGCATGATCCCGCCCGTGGAAGAAGAACGGTCGGACTGGAGGAAATGGCGCGCTATTTTACTGGCGTAGCACTGGAAGTCTGGCCGGGAACTCATTTTTCAGCTGAGACGGTACAAAATCGTATTCATATCCGGTCATTGATTAATAGCATTTACGGTATTAAAAGTACGCTGGCAAAAATATTCTGTTTGTCAGTCATTATTGAAGCCCTTAACCTTGTGATTCCAATAGGAACACAACTGGTGATGGATCATACTATTCCGTCAGGAGATAAAGGATTATTAACGCTTATTGTATCTGGTTTAATGTTCTTTATTTTGTTACGTTCAGCCACAGGTATGATTCGTGCGTGGTCTTCCCTGGTGATGTCAACGCTGATCAATGTACAATGGCAATCAGGGTTATTTAATCATCTGTTACGATTACCACTGGGATATTTTGAACGCCGTAAGCTGGGCGATATTCAGTCACGTTTTAGCTCACTCGATAGTCTGAGAGAAACGTTCACTACCGGTATACCTGGCGCCATCATGGATGGCATTATGGTGATCGGTGTAACGGTGATGATGATATTATATGGTGGTTCGCTTACCTGGGTGGTATTCGGATTTACTATAATTTACGTGTTTATTCGTATCGGCACATATAGTTATTATCGCCAGTTATCGGAAGAAACCCTTGTCCGGGAAGCGAGAGCCAGTTCTTATTTTATGGAAACACTATATGGTATTGCCACCATAAAAATACAAGGGATGGCTGAGCGACGCGGCATGCACTGGCTGAACCTGAAAATTGATGCGATCAATACGGGTATTAAATTAACAAAAATGGATCTGCTGTTTGGTGGCATAAATACCTTTGTGGCCACTTGTGATCAGATAGCTATTTTATGGTTAGGCACCACGCTGGTGATCGATAACCAGATGACAATAGGTATGTTTATCGCCTTTGGATCTTTTCGTGATCAATTTTCTGAACGCATCTCATCGTTAACCAATGTCCTTCTGAAACTGAAGATGATGAGCTTGCATAATGAGCGTATCGCTGATATTGCCTTACATGAAAAAGAAGAGAAAAAGCCTGATCTTAATATTGCGATAAATATGCAGCCGGTATCACTGGAAACGGTTGACTTAAGTTACCGCTATGACAGCCAGTCTGCACCTGTATTCAGTCATTTGTCACTCTCGGTTGCCGCCGGAGAAAGTATCGCGATAGCGGGGGCATCCGGAGCCGGGAAAACGACATTAATGAAAGTATTATGTGGCCTGTTTATCCCAGACAGCGGTAAAGTTTTAGTTAATGGTACAGATATCAGACAATTAGGTATCAATAATTACCATCGTATCATTGCCTGTGTCATGCAGGATGATCGCCTTTTTTCCGGTTCAATCCGGGAAAATATCTGTGGGTTTGACGAAAAGATAGATGAAGAATGGATGTTTGAGTGTGCCAAAGCCAGTTATATTCACGATGTTATAATGAGAATGCCAATGGGCTATGAAACACTGATCGGTGAATTAGGTGAAGGACTTTCCGGCGGCCAAAAACAGCGTCTTTTTATTGCTCGCGCCCTGTATCGTAAACCAGGAATATTATTTATGGATGAAGCCACGAGTTCACTGGATACAGAAAGCGAAAGTTTTGTTAATGCAGCAATAAAAAGCCTGAATATTACCAGAATTATTATTGCACACCGGGAAACGACGCTTAAAACCGTTGACAGAAGGATTATTATTTAG
- the selA gene encoding L-seryl-tRNA(Sec) selenium transferase, protein MTTDIHALYTRLPAIDRLLHEPAFSALLTHYGHVQMVTLLREMLHEARAFIVQQQRLPAWCDNWAQEAERRMAETTCSALRPVFNLTGTVLHTNLGRAIQAPAAVEAVTQAMRVPVTLEYSLDAAGRSHRDQALADLLCRLTGAEDACIVNNNAAAVLLILTVLASGKEVVLSRGEMVEIGGAFRIPDVMCQAGCVLHEVGTTNRTYRKDYQQAVNDNTGLLMKVHTSNYSIEGFATAVDATELVAVGRESQRPVVVDLGSGSLIDLSRYGLPKEPMPQEMIAAGVDLVSFSGDKLLGGPQAGIIVGNKAMITRLQQHPLKRALRADKMTLAALEATLRLYLHPETLPDNLPTLRLLTRTAGEIYDQAQRLQPLLASRYTDFDIRIEACQSQIGSGSLPVDRLPGFALTLTPHHGHDSQLAALATGWRQLPMPILGRIYAGRLWLDLRCLEDEPRFIEMILQ, encoded by the coding sequence ATGACAACTGATATTCATGCACTTTACACCCGCCTTCCGGCTATTGACCGCTTACTTCATGAGCCCGCTTTTTCAGCTTTGCTGACGCATTATGGCCATGTTCAGATGGTGACATTACTGCGTGAGATGTTGCATGAAGCCCGGGCGTTTATTGTTCAGCAACAGAGATTACCCGCCTGGTGTGACAACTGGGCGCAAGAGGCTGAGCGGCGGATGGCCGAAACGACATGCAGTGCGTTACGTCCGGTTTTCAATCTGACCGGGACGGTATTGCACACTAATCTTGGTCGCGCGATTCAGGCACCTGCAGCAGTAGAGGCGGTAACACAAGCAATGCGTGTGCCCGTTACTCTGGAGTACAGTCTGGATGCTGCCGGGCGCAGTCATCGTGATCAGGCACTCGCAGATTTATTGTGTCGTCTTACTGGTGCGGAGGATGCGTGTATTGTCAATAATAATGCAGCAGCGGTCTTGCTGATATTAACGGTACTGGCATCGGGTAAAGAAGTGGTACTGTCGCGTGGCGAAATGGTTGAGATTGGCGGTGCTTTTCGCATCCCCGATGTTATGTGCCAGGCAGGTTGCGTTTTACATGAAGTCGGCACCACCAATCGTACCTACCGCAAAGATTATCAACAGGCTGTCAATGACAATACTGGGCTGTTGATGAAAGTCCATACCAGTAACTACAGCATTGAGGGCTTTGCTACTGCGGTGGATGCGACAGAGCTGGTCGCGGTTGGCCGTGAGTCACAACGCCCGGTGGTGGTTGATCTGGGCAGTGGCTCACTGATTGATTTAAGTCGCTATGGCCTGCCAAAAGAGCCGATGCCACAGGAGATGATCGCCGCCGGGGTGGATCTGGTGAGCTTTTCCGGAGATAAACTGCTGGGAGGGCCACAGGCAGGGATTATCGTCGGTAATAAAGCGATGATTACCCGTTTGCAGCAACATCCACTAAAACGCGCTTTACGGGCGGATAAAATGACCCTCGCGGCACTGGAGGCAACATTACGCCTCTATCTGCATCCCGAAACGTTACCTGATAATCTGCCGACATTACGTCTGTTAACTCGTACTGCCGGGGAGATTTATGATCAGGCACAACGTTTACAACCCTTACTGGCATCGCGGTATACTGATTTTGACATCCGGATAGAAGCCTGTCAGTCACAGATCGGCAGTGGTTCATTGCCGGTTGATCGGTTACCCGGATTTGCGTTGACGTTGACGCCGCATCATGGGCATGACAGTCAGTTAGCCGCCCTGGCAACAGGCTGGCGTCAGTTGCCGATGCCGATCCTCGGGCGGATTTATGCGGGTCGCTTGTGGCTGGACTTGCGCTGTCTGGAAGACGAACCCAGGTTTATCGAGATGATTTTACAATGA
- the trmL gene encoding tRNA (uridine(34)/cytosine(34)/5-carboxymethylaminomethyluridine(34)-2'-O)-methyltransferase TrmL, with protein MLNIVLFEPEIPPNTGNIIRLCANTGFSLHIIEPMGFSWDDKRLRRAGLDYHEFATVQRHHDYAAFLKSAKPPRLFALTTKGTPAHSAVDYQEGDFLIFGPETRGLPASLLDTLPATQKIRIPMTAGSRSMNLSNAVSVVVYEAWRQLGYPGAVLRD; from the coding sequence ATGCTAAATATTGTACTATTCGAACCAGAGATCCCACCGAATACCGGGAATATTATCCGTCTGTGTGCTAATACCGGTTTCAGCCTGCATATTATCGAACCGATGGGTTTTAGCTGGGATGATAAGCGATTACGACGTGCCGGGCTGGATTATCATGAATTCGCGACAGTTCAGCGTCATCATGATTATGCCGCCTTTCTTAAATCAGCAAAACCGCCGCGGCTGTTCGCCCTGACCACGAAAGGAACACCAGCACACAGCGCCGTCGATTATCAGGAGGGCGATTTTTTAATCTTTGGCCCGGAAACACGCGGTTTACCAGCTTCCCTTCTCGACACGCTACCCGCCACACAGAAAATTCGTATTCCAATGACAGCGGGCAGCCGGAGTATGAATCTGTCAAATGCGGTATCAGTCGTGGTGTATGAAGCCTGGCGCCAGCTTGGTTATCCTGGCGCTGTTCTGCGCGATTAA
- a CDS encoding protein bax — MITGLGRRYGAALLMLVIGVFSANTLAASQTTTKSQNAAITKKNNVRKNKTKKNNVKVSEQQAHSGKNITRHSLPDLRKYPSGTPRKKAFLRTVMPHITRQSQVITADRNWLITKQSDKHWSSADRARLSKIASRYKVRWSGNTRHIPWNTLMERVDIIPDSMVATTAAAESGWGTSKLARINNNLFGMKCGSSQCGGEIKGYSQFASVEHSVQAYVTNLNTHPAYHSFRQSRAQLRKMDQEVTTSTMIHKLESYSTRGSSYNSYLFTMYQHNQQLIAAHL, encoded by the coding sequence ATGATAACAGGACTCGGACGACGCTATGGGGCAGCACTACTGATGTTAGTCATTGGTGTATTTTCAGCCAATACGCTGGCTGCCAGTCAGACAACAACAAAGAGCCAGAATGCCGCAATCACTAAGAAAAATAACGTCAGGAAAAACAAAACAAAGAAAAATAACGTTAAGGTCAGTGAACAACAAGCGCATTCTGGCAAGAATATAACCCGTCATTCGCTGCCTGATTTGCGAAAATATCCTTCCGGGACACCACGTAAAAAAGCATTCCTCCGTACCGTTATGCCCCATATTACCAGACAGAGTCAGGTGATTACTGCAGATCGAAACTGGCTGATCACCAAACAGTCCGATAAACACTGGTCATCGGCTGATCGTGCCCGTCTGAGCAAGATAGCCTCACGTTATAAAGTGCGCTGGTCGGGGAATACCCGACATATTCCGTGGAATACACTGATGGAGCGTGTGGATATCATCCCTGACAGTATGGTTGCGACGACGGCGGCGGCAGAAAGCGGCTGGGGAACATCTAAACTGGCGCGCATCAATAATAATTTGTTTGGTATGAAATGCGGTAGTAGTCAGTGCGGGGGAGAAATAAAAGGTTATTCTCAGTTTGCTTCTGTCGAGCACTCAGTGCAGGCTTACGTGACCAACCTGAATACCCATCCGGCCTATCACTCCTTTCGTCAATCCCGTGCTCAGTTACGTAAAATGGATCAGGAAGTGACAACCAGTACGATGATTCATAAGCTGGAGAGCTACTCAACCAGAGGGTCGAGCTACAATAGCTATCTCTTCACCATGTATCAGCATAATCAGCAGTTGATTGCCGCGCATCTGTAA
- the feoA gene encoding ferrous iron transporter A, which produces MQLTPDSTWKITGFSRDISPAYRQKLLSLGMLPGSLFRIVRIAPLGDPVHIETRHVNLVLRKKDLNLIELEAVVPSGTTI; this is translated from the coding sequence ATGCAACTCACGCCTGATAGTACGTGGAAAATAACCGGATTTTCGCGCGATATAAGCCCGGCCTATCGTCAAAAACTGTTATCTCTTGGCATGTTGCCAGGATCTTTATTTCGTATCGTTCGCATAGCACCTCTGGGGGATCCGGTTCATATCGAAACCCGCCATGTTAATCTGGTATTGCGCAAAAAAGATCTTAATTTAATCGAGCTGGAAGCCGTCGTACCATCGGGGACAACTATCTGA
- the selB gene encoding selenocysteine-specific translation elongation factor codes for MIIATAGHVDHGKTTLLQAITGINADRLPEEKSRGMTIDLGYAYWPQPDGRVLGFIDVPGHEKFLSNMLAGVGGIDHALLVVACDDGVMAQTREHLAILQLTGHPTLTVALTKADRVTCARVSEVRADVEAVLAEFGFSNTAFFVTVATTHRGIDALRHHLQQLPEPIHRQHQRFRLAIDRAFTVKGVGLVVTGTALSGAVNVGDTLWLTGVNKPIRVRGLHAQNQPAERACGGQRIALNITGSVTKEALNRGDWLLSVQPPEASQRAIVQLQCHRPLTQWQPLHLHHAASHITGRISLLEGNLAELVLDSPLWLADNDRLVLRDISARTTLAGARVIKLNPPHRGKRKAEYLQWLHELALTTDDLQALNTNLQRGAVCLNTFSWARQLNQQGLATLLQHIDYVQAGQRVLSTSLAARWQEKLLAALADYHHRYPDEPGPGRERLRRMALPVEDEALVLLLIEQMRANGIICSHRGWLHLPEYQIGFSAEQQEIWQQVVELFTDDPWWVRDLAKAVNVEESLMRTLLCRAAQQGLITAIVKDRYYRHERIVAFAKMIRELDQSKGSTCAADFRDTLNVGRKLAIQILEYFDRTGFTLRRGNQHFLRDKVLFS; via the coding sequence ATGATTATTGCCACGGCTGGACATGTTGATCACGGTAAAACCACACTGTTACAGGCGATCACTGGCATTAATGCCGATCGCCTGCCGGAAGAAAAATCGCGCGGGATGACCATCGATCTCGGTTATGCCTACTGGCCCCAGCCGGATGGGCGTGTCCTGGGATTTATCGATGTTCCTGGTCATGAAAAGTTTTTATCTAATATGCTGGCCGGTGTGGGCGGCATTGATCATGCTTTGCTGGTCGTCGCTTGCGATGATGGTGTGATGGCACAGACCCGCGAACATCTGGCTATTCTGCAATTAACTGGTCATCCCACACTGACGGTGGCGCTAACAAAAGCTGATCGGGTTACGTGCGCGCGGGTGAGTGAAGTGCGTGCCGATGTGGAAGCGGTGCTGGCAGAATTTGGTTTTTCGAATACAGCGTTTTTTGTCACCGTGGCGACAACACATCGGGGTATTGATGCATTACGTCATCATCTGCAACAACTGCCGGAACCTATACACCGACAACATCAGCGTTTTCGTCTGGCCATTGACCGTGCTTTTACCGTTAAAGGGGTGGGATTAGTCGTCACTGGTACGGCCCTGAGCGGTGCAGTTAATGTCGGTGATACATTATGGTTGACCGGAGTGAACAAACCGATACGTGTGCGTGGATTGCATGCGCAGAATCAGCCCGCTGAACGAGCCTGTGGCGGACAACGTATCGCACTGAATATAACAGGGAGTGTGACAAAAGAGGCGCTGAACCGGGGTGACTGGTTGTTATCCGTACAGCCACCCGAAGCCTCGCAACGCGCCATTGTTCAGCTGCAATGTCATCGTCCGCTAACCCAATGGCAACCATTGCATCTTCATCATGCGGCGAGCCATATTACCGGGCGTATCTCGTTGCTGGAGGGCAACCTTGCCGAACTGGTACTGGATAGCCCGTTATGGCTTGCGGATAACGATCGCCTGGTGTTACGTGATATCTCTGCCCGTACCACGCTCGCCGGAGCAAGAGTGATAAAGTTAAACCCGCCACACCGTGGTAAACGTAAAGCGGAATACCTGCAGTGGCTGCATGAACTGGCACTGACGACGGATGATCTTCAGGCGCTCAATACCAACCTGCAACGCGGCGCGGTGTGTCTGAATACATTTAGCTGGGCACGCCAGCTTAATCAGCAAGGTCTCGCGACATTGCTGCAACATATTGATTATGTGCAGGCAGGGCAGCGAGTGCTCAGTACATCACTGGCGGCACGCTGGCAGGAAAAATTATTGGCGGCACTGGCTGATTATCATCATCGATATCCCGATGAGCCGGGACCTGGACGTGAACGTCTGCGGCGTATGGCATTGCCAGTGGAAGATGAAGCGCTGGTATTACTTCTGATTGAGCAAATGCGTGCTAATGGGATCATCTGTAGCCATCGTGGCTGGCTACATCTGCCGGAATACCAAATCGGTTTCAGCGCTGAACAACAGGAAATCTGGCAACAAGTGGTGGAGCTGTTTACTGATGACCCCTGGTGGGTACGCGATCTGGCGAAAGCCGTGAATGTTGAAGAGTCACTGATGCGTACCTTGCTGTGTCGGGCTGCACAGCAAGGATTGATTACCGCGATTGTTAAAGATCGCTATTACCGTCATGAACGTATTGTTGCATTCGCAAAAATGATTCGTGAACTGGATCAGAGCAAGGGATCGACCTGTGCGGCAGACTTTCGCGATACACTGAATGTTGGCCGCAAGCTGGCGATCCAGATCCTTGAATATTTTGATCGCACAGGCTTTACACTCCGTCGTGGTAATCAGCACTTTTTACGTGATAAGGTACTCTTCTCCTGA